CTGGATCATGAGGAGGAGGGCACCCGCGCCCTCGTCATGGTGCGCGAAGGGCTCGCCGCTGAACTGGAATCCTTCATCAGCAATGTCTGATCCCGGGGCCGGAGAAACCAGCGGCTCCGCCGGCGAGGAGTTCGTCATCGAACTTCTCGACCGGGCAGTGTCCGGCATGGGCGGACAGAGCCGCAGCGGCCAGCACGAGATGGCCAGGCAGGTGGCGCGCGCTATCGACAGCGGCGACCACCTGCTGGTCCAGGCCGGCACCGGCACGGGCAAGTCCTTGGCATACTTGATTCCGCTGATTGCGCATTCACAGGTCAGCGACAAACCCACTTTGGTGTCCACTGCCACCCTGGCCCTGCAGACCCAGATCGTGGGCAGGGACCTTCCCCGGCTGCTGGAAACCATCACCCCCGCGCTGGAGCGCCCCGTTAAGGTCGCGCTCGTCAAGGGCCGGGCAAACTACGTCTGCCGGCACAAGCTCGACGGCGGGTTCCCCTCCGAAGAGCCTTCGGAGGGACAGCTCTTCTCCCTGGGCGAGGACACCAGCGTCCCGCACTTCGCCGCGTCCTTGGGCGGTCCGGCCTCGCAGCTGGGCAAGGAAGTGGTCAGGCTCCGGGAGTGGGCTGAGAAAACGGCCACGGGGGACCGGGATGAACTGATGCCGGGGGTGACGGACCGTGCCTGGCGGCAGGTGTCCGTCACGTCGATGGAATGCCTGGGCGCGCAGAAATGTCCCATGGCTGCCGAGTGCTTCAGCGAACTGGCCCGCCAGGACGCCGCCGAGGCTGACGTCGTGGTCACCAACCATGCCATGCTGGCCGTCAGCGCCTTCGAAGGCCTGGCAGTCCTGCCGGAGTACGACGTCGTGGTGGTCGACGAGGCGCACGAGCTGCAGGACCGGGTAACGGGAGCGGTCTCCGGCCAGCTGTCCGTGGCCATGGTCCACGCCGCCGCCTCCGGCGCCCGGAAAAATACCGGAATCACGGTGGATGCGCTCAATAACGCTGCTGCGAACCTTGAACTGGCCATCGCCGGAGTCCCCAGCGGCCTTCTGCCCAACGGCCTCAACGACGAACAGCTCGACTGCGTCGACCAGTTGCGGGAAGCCTGCCGCGCGGCCCTTTCGGACTCGAAAGGTGACAGTGCGAATACGGCCGACGGCGGTCGCCAGCTTGCGCGCTCACGCCTTATGGTCATCCTCGAGCTCTGTGAACGCCTGATCGCCGCCCGGGAAAACCGGGAAGTGGTCTGGTTCTCGCGGAACAGCACTTTTGACCCGCAGCAAGGCTATTCGCAGCCGGACGACGCAGCACCGGCCTTGATCAACATCGCCCCGTTGAGCGTGGCGGGGAAGCTCCGTGACGGGCTCTTTGCCGGCCACACAGTGGTCCTCACCTCAGCCACCCTCGCGATCGGAGCGGCGTTCGAGCCGGCTGCGGGAGGGCTTGGGCTGGTGGGGCCGGGCGCTCCCAGCTGGACCGGCGTAGACGTCGGGTCCCCGTTCGACTACCCCAAGCAGGGGATACTCTACGTTGCCAGCCATCTGCCCAAGCCCGGCCGCGGGACGTCGCCCGAAGCCCTGGATGAGCTGGAGAAGCTGATCCGGGCGTCCGGCGGCGGGGCACTGTGCCTCTTCTCCTCGCGGCGGGCGGCGGAGGAGGCGGCTGAGGCGATGCGCCCGCGCCTGGATGTCAGCATCCTGTGCCAGGGCGAATCAACCATGACGGCCCTGGTGCGGCAGTTTGCGGACGAGCCGGACACCTGCCTTTTCGGCACAATGTCCCTCTGGCAGGGCGTCGACGTTCCCGGCGGCTCGTGCCGGCTGGTGGTCATTGACCGGATTCCGTTCCCGCGGCCGGACGATCCGCTCATGACGGCGCGGTCCCGGGCGGTGGCCCAGGCGGGCGGCAACGGCTTTATGTCGGTGTCGGCCACCCACGCGGCGATCCGGCTCGCACAGGGAGCCGGCCGGCTGATCCGCTCCACGGGCGACAAGGGCGTTGTGGCTGTCCTTGATTCCCGGTTGTCCACGGAGCGGTACGGGGGCTTCCTGCGGGCCGCCCTGCCGCCTTTCTGGCCCACCACCGATCCGGCGGTTGCGGTTGCTGCGCTGTCGAGGTTGGCCCAGGCCCCGACGGCGGCGGCCGCAGGCTGACAACGCGTGCCGTTGCCGCCGGCACCTGACCGTTTCGGAGGCCCGAAGACGGGTCCCCGAAAGCGGGCTGCCCAGCGGCTACAGCGAGCGAAACACGGAGACGACCTTGCCCATGATGTTGGCGTGGTCGCCGAGGATGGGCTCATACTGCGTGTTCTGCGGCAGGAGCCAGGTGTGGCCGTCCCGTTGCCGGAACGTTTTGACTGTGGCCTCGTCATCCAGCAGGGCTGCCACAATGTCGCCGTTGACCGCGTCACTCTGCCGGCGGACCACAACCCAGTCCCCGTCGCAGATGGCGGCGTCGATCATGGAGTCGCCGGTCACCTTCAACATAAAGAGCTCACCGTGGCCAACCAGTTGCCGTGGCAGCGGCATCACGTCCTCCACCACCTGGTCAGCCAGGATGGGGCCGCCTGCGGCGATCCGGCCGACCAGGGGGACCATGGCCGTGTCGGTTGCGGTGGCCAGTTCGGAGACGGCCAGTCCGCCAATAGTGCGCAGCCGCGCAGGCTTCTCCACACCTGAGATTTTGGCAGTACCTTCATCCAGGGTCAGCGGCATGAGCACTTCCATGGCCCGTGGACGCTTCGGGTCGCGGCGGAGATAGCCCAGCTTCTCGAGCTGCGAGAGCTGGTGGGTGACGCTGGAGAGGCTGGCCAGGCCCACGGTGTCGCCGATTTCACGCATCGACGGCGGATAGCCGTTGTCGTTGACGGACCGCTGAATGGTTTCCAGGATCTTCTTCTGCCGTACCGTGAGGCCCTTCGGCTTCGCTGGTGACTGCTGGCTCCGCTGCGTAGCCCTGCCGCCGGTGGCTTGTGCTGCCATGTTCGCCAACGCCTTTCCGTTCCACCCGGCCTCCGTGGCTGCAGCTGCCGGGAACTTCCGGCCTGAAAATGTCAGACCCTGCTGATCAACTGCAGAAGTGGTTGATCTGTAGCTCAAACGTAGGCCAGCCCCACAGCTTTTTCAAACATTTGTTCTAGTGAGTCTCGACAATGTTCGTTAATAAGTGCTAGAAAAGAACAAGCAACGTTCGAATATGTGTTCTAGTCCAAAACCCCGTTCGGTCCTATGTTCGAAGACCGGGCGGGCGGATGGCAGCTTCAGGAACATGCCGGGCAGCACAGTCAGGTCCAGGAGGGCTCAGTTCATGTCAGCAACAAGCGCTATTCATGGTTCGCGTTTCAAGGGTTCGGCCGGCCGGGGCCGCGGCGATAACGTATCGGAGTTTCCGGGTTCCACCGGGCAGGAAGCCGGGGCCCCGGGAATTCAGGGCTTCAACTGGGAGGAGCGTCCCGCGGCGAAAGCCGTGAAGGCGGCGAAGGCAAGGTCCACGCAGCCGCCCCTCCGCCTGACGCGCAGGGGGCGCATCGTCCTGGTGGGAGTGCCGCTGATCCTGTTGACGGTGCTGCTGATCTCGCTGGCCGGCTTCCTGAACTCGCCGGCGAAGGCGGCGGATTCCGCGTCCGAGCTTTCCGTGACCCCCACAGTGTCAGTGACGGTGCAGCCGGGCCAGTCCTTGTGGGAGATTGCCGGCTCCGTGGCGCCGGAACGAGACACCCGGGACGTTGTTGCCGATATCGTTCAGCTCAACAACCTCGACGGCGGCAGAGTCATGCCGGGCCAGCAGATCTTTGTCCCCGCAAGCTAGGGCCCGACGCTGACGCCCCGGAACCTGCCCAGCCGCCAACGCCCCGCGCTCCGCACCGGCGGCGGGCCGGAGACAAGCCCCGGCGGCGGGCCGGAAGCGTCACAGTTTCAATGCCCCGGCCACCCTCACTTAAACTGTTGAAGTGACTGACCAGCTAGAGCGCCTGAACCGACTTCCCCTCCGGACCAACCTGCGTGGCCTCACCCCGTATGGTGCGCCGCAGCTGGACGTTCCCATCCTGCTCAATGTCAACGAAAACACCCATGGCGTTCCGGCCGATGTCCTCGTGGCCATTTCCGAGGCCGTGACCGCGGCTGCTGCGGGGCTGAACCGCTATCCGGACCGTGAGTTCACCGAACTCCGGGAGCGACTGGCCGAGTACCTTGGCCACGGCCTGGGTGCGGAGAACATCTGGGCCGCCAACGGATCCAACGAAGTGCTGCAGCAGATTCTGCAGGCATTCGGCGGTCCGGGACGTACCGCACTTGGTTTCCCGCCCACGTACTCCATGTATCCCCTCCTGGCGAGCGGGACCGACACCGAATACATCGTCGGCCAGCGTGCGGACGACTATGGCCTCAGTGCCGAATCCGCTGCGCAGCAGGTCCGGGAACTGCAGCCGAACATCGTTTTCCTGTGTTCACCCAACAACCCCACCGGCACCGGGCTGGGACTGGATGTGGTGGAGGCCGTGTATGCGGCAGGCGAGGCCAGCCAGACCGTCGTGATCGTCGATGAGGCTTACCACGAATTCGCGCACGACGGCACGCCCAGCGCCCTCACGCTTCTTCCAGGCCGTGAGCGGCTTATCGTCTCCCGAACCATGAGCAAGGCATTTGCGCTGGCCGGAGCACGCCTGGGCTACATGGCTGCCGCGCCCGAGGTTGCGGATGCACTGCGGCTGGTGCGGCTGCCGTACCACCTGTCCGCTATCACCCAGGCCACTGCGCTGGCTGCCCTGACCCACCGCGAGGCACTGATGGCCGACGTCGAAGACATCAAGCTGCAGCGCGACCGGATTGTCACGGAACTGACCAGAATGGGCCTCAAGCCTGCCGCGTCCGACTCCAACTACGTTTTCTTTGGCGGCCTGGAGAACCCGCACGAGGTCTGGCAGGGGCTGCTCGACCGCGGGGTCCTGATCCGGGACGTTGGGATCCCCGGGCACTTGCGCGTCACGGCAGGCACTGAGACGGAAACCACAGCCTTCCTGGAAGCCCTTGAACTGATCCTGACCGGCCAGCCCAGCGTCCCGGCCTAAACTGGAGTCAGACCCCCGGTTCCCAGGGATCAGTCCCACGCCCCCCGTAACCAGACGTTATTTCTCCTTACATCCAAAGGACACAACACATGAGCACCAACGGATCCATTGCTGCCGAGGCCAGGACCGCACGCATGGAGCGTTCCACGAGCGAATCGTCCGTGCTCGTCGAAATCAACCTCGACGGCACCGGCGTCTCGGACATCAGCACCTCGGTTCCGTTCTACGACCACATGCTGACCGCATTGTCCAAGCACTCGCTCATCGACATGACGGTCAAGGCCACCGGGGACATTCACATTGACGTCCACCACACGGTGGAGGACGTCGCCATCACCTTTGGCGAGGTCCTCCGGACTGCCTTGGGCAACAAGGCCGGCATCCGCCGCTTCGGCGAAGCCACCGTGCCCCTCGACGAAGCCCTGGCACACGCCGTGGTTGACGTCTCCGGGCGTCCCTACCTGGTACACGGCGGAGAGCCTGCGGGCCAGGAATACCACCTGATCGGCGGACACTTCACGGGTTCGCTGACCCGCCACGTCTTCGAAGCCATCACCCTGCACGCCGGCATTTGCCTTCACATGAACGTCATTGCGGGACGGGACCCGCACCACATTGTGGAGGCCCAGTTCAAGGCGTTTGCGCGGGCACTTCGCGCGGCCGTTGAACCGGATCCCCGCGTGGAGGGCATCCCCTCCACCAAGGGCGCACTGTGACCGGGCCGGTCCTTCGCGACGGAGCCATTTTTGATCCTGCCGCGAACGTGAAGCCTGCTTCGCCCGAGGGCAAGCCCACGGTCACCGTCCTTGACTACGGTTCCGGGAACGTCCGGTCAGCCGTGCGTGCGCTGGAGCGTGCGGGCGCCGAGGTCATCCTCAGCGCCAGGCCGGAAGACGTCCTCAATGCTGACGGACTGCTCGTGCCCGGGGTCGGGGCATTCGAAACTGTCATGCGCGAACTCAAGGCAGTGGACGCCGTACGGATGATCGGCCGGCGCGTCGCCGGCGGCCGTCCCGTCCTGGGCATCTGCGTAGGCCTTCAGGTGCTTTTCGAAGCCGGTGTCGAGCACGGCACCGAAGCGGAGGGCATGGGGGAGTGGCCCGGCAAAGTGGAACTGCTGCCTGCCGAAGTAGTGCCCCACATGGGCTGGAACA
Above is a window of Arthrobacter sp. FB24 DNA encoding:
- the hisH gene encoding imidazole glycerol phosphate synthase subunit HisH; translation: MTGPVLRDGAIFDPAANVKPASPEGKPTVTVLDYGSGNVRSAVRALERAGAEVILSARPEDVLNADGLLVPGVGAFETVMRELKAVDAVRMIGRRVAGGRPVLGICVGLQVLFEAGVEHGTEAEGMGEWPGKVELLPAEVVPHMGWNTVTVPEGSRLFEGVENERFYFVHSYGVQHWDFDVIQPRMAAPLVTWSEHGAPFIAAVENGPLCATQFHPEKSGDAGARLLRNWVNSLRRGQGAAAAPASAGPAA
- a CDS encoding histidinol-phosphate transaminase, with protein sequence MTDQLERLNRLPLRTNLRGLTPYGAPQLDVPILLNVNENTHGVPADVLVAISEAVTAAAAGLNRYPDREFTELRERLAEYLGHGLGAENIWAANGSNEVLQQILQAFGGPGRTALGFPPTYSMYPLLASGTDTEYIVGQRADDYGLSAESAAQQVRELQPNIVFLCSPNNPTGTGLGLDVVEAVYAAGEASQTVVIVDEAYHEFAHDGTPSALTLLPGRERLIVSRTMSKAFALAGARLGYMAAAPEVADALRLVRLPYHLSAITQATALAALTHREALMADVEDIKLQRDRIVTELTRMGLKPAASDSNYVFFGGLENPHEVWQGLLDRGVLIRDVGIPGHLRVTAGTETETTAFLEALELILTGQPSVPA
- the lexA gene encoding transcriptional repressor LexA, producing MAAQATGGRATQRSQQSPAKPKGLTVRQKKILETIQRSVNDNGYPPSMREIGDTVGLASLSSVTHQLSQLEKLGYLRRDPKRPRAMEVLMPLTLDEGTAKISGVEKPARLRTIGGLAVSELATATDTAMVPLVGRIAAGGPILADQVVEDVMPLPRQLVGHGELFMLKVTGDSMIDAAICDGDWVVVRRQSDAVNGDIVAALLDDEATVKTFRQRDGHTWLLPQNTQYEPILGDHANIMGKVVSVFRSL
- a CDS encoding ATP-dependent DNA helicase, giving the protein MSDPGAGETSGSAGEEFVIELLDRAVSGMGGQSRSGQHEMARQVARAIDSGDHLLVQAGTGTGKSLAYLIPLIAHSQVSDKPTLVSTATLALQTQIVGRDLPRLLETITPALERPVKVALVKGRANYVCRHKLDGGFPSEEPSEGQLFSLGEDTSVPHFAASLGGPASQLGKEVVRLREWAEKTATGDRDELMPGVTDRAWRQVSVTSMECLGAQKCPMAAECFSELARQDAAEADVVVTNHAMLAVSAFEGLAVLPEYDVVVVDEAHELQDRVTGAVSGQLSVAMVHAAASGARKNTGITVDALNNAAANLELAIAGVPSGLLPNGLNDEQLDCVDQLREACRAALSDSKGDSANTADGGRQLARSRLMVILELCERLIAARENREVVWFSRNSTFDPQQGYSQPDDAAPALINIAPLSVAGKLRDGLFAGHTVVLTSATLAIGAAFEPAAGGLGLVGPGAPSWTGVDVGSPFDYPKQGILYVASHLPKPGRGTSPEALDELEKLIRASGGGALCLFSSRRAAEEAAEAMRPRLDVSILCQGESTMTALVRQFADEPDTCLFGTMSLWQGVDVPGGSCRLVVIDRIPFPRPDDPLMTARSRAVAQAGGNGFMSVSATHAAIRLAQGAGRLIRSTGDKGVVAVLDSRLSTERYGGFLRAALPPFWPTTDPAVAVAALSRLAQAPTAAAAG
- the hisB gene encoding imidazoleglycerol-phosphate dehydratase HisB encodes the protein MSTNGSIAAEARTARMERSTSESSVLVEINLDGTGVSDISTSVPFYDHMLTALSKHSLIDMTVKATGDIHIDVHHTVEDVAITFGEVLRTALGNKAGIRRFGEATVPLDEALAHAVVDVSGRPYLVHGGEPAGQEYHLIGGHFTGSLTRHVFEAITLHAGICLHMNVIAGRDPHHIVEAQFKAFARALRAAVEPDPRVEGIPSTKGAL
- a CDS encoding LysM peptidoglycan-binding domain-containing protein — its product is MKAAKARSTQPPLRLTRRGRIVLVGVPLILLTVLLISLAGFLNSPAKAADSASELSVTPTVSVTVQPGQSLWEIAGSVAPERDTRDVVADIVQLNNLDGGRVMPGQQIFVPAS